The sequence TCACGCCGGTGCTGCTGGGCCAGACGACCCCCGAGCAGGGCATCGCGAAACTGACCACCGCCCTGAACGGCTTCGCCAAGTAAGCCTGGCCGGGGCCACGCCGCCCACCCTGCCCGCGCGGGGCGGGCGGCGCCCCGTTCCCGCCCCTGGAGGTTCACCCGCATGACCACCCCCGTCCCGCTCCGCTCTTCCCCACCCCCTGGCCCGGCCGGGCCGGGCCGGGCCGCACACGCGCGGCAGCGCGCCCTGACGGCGGCGGCGCTGGTCGTGCCGTTCGCCGCACTGTACGTCCTGTTCCTGCTGTACCCGACCTTGCGGGTCCTGCAGCTGAGCTTCACGGACGCTGACCTGACCGGCGCTGGGCGCTGGACCGGCACGCACAATTACGCCCGGCTGCTGAGTGAACCGACCTTCTGGACGGCGCTGTGGAACACCGTGCTGTTCATCGTGCTGACCGCCGTGCCCAACACCCTGATCGGGCTGGGCCTGGCGATGCTGGTGCTGCGGCTGCGCCGGCTGAAGAACGTGGTGCTCGCGGCGTTCTTCCTGCCGTACGTGCTGCCGGTCAGCGTGGTGACCAACGTGTGGAACTGGGTGCTGGACTCGAACTTCGGGCTGTTCAATTTTGTGACGGGCAGCACCGTTACCTGGTTTCAGGATCCGGTCTGGGCGCTGCCCTCCGTGGCGTTTGTCACGATCTGGTGGACGGTGGGCTTCAACATTCTGCTGTTCATCGCAGGCCTGAGCAACATCTCCCCGGAAATCTATGAGGCTGCGGCGCTCGACGGCGCAAGCGGGTGGCGGCTGTTCCGGTCCATCACCTGGCCGAATCTCTGGCCGGTGACCAGCCTGATTCTGCTGCTGCAACTGATCGCTCAGTTCAAGATTTTTGACCAGATCTACCTGCTGACGCAGGGCGGGCCGTTCGACAAGACGCTGGTGCTGCTGCTGTACGCGTACCGCGAAGGCTTTCAGCAGCAGCATGGCGGGTACGCCTCGGCGCTGGGTGTGGTGCTGATGCTGGCCATCGGGCTGGTGTCGGCCGTGCAGCTGGCCCTCAGCCAGCGGGGAGGGCGGTCGTGATCGGCGCGCGCAGTCCGCTGCAGGCGCCTGCGGCGCGCCCCGCGCGGACGTGGCGGCAACGCCTCGCGGCGCTGCCCGGCACGCTGCTGACGCTGGTGACCGTGCTGCTGGCGCTGGCCTGGGTGTTTCCGCTGTACTGGGCGTTCGTGACCTCCATCAAGCCGGAGAACGACACGGTGGCGCTGCCGCCCACCCTGTGGCCGCAGACCGTGGATTTCAGTGCCTACACGTACATCTTCCAGAACAGCCCGGTGGTGCGCTGGTATCTCAACAGTGTTGGTAGCAGCCTGGTGATCACGGCGCTGGTGCTGCTGCTGTCCATGATGTGTGCCTACGCCCTTTCACAGATCGACTTCCGGGGGCGGCGCTGGCTGTACGGCCTGATCCTGGCCGGGTTCATGATTCCCTTTCAGGCGAGTCTGATTCCGCTGTTCATCCTGGTCAACAAGCTGGGCCTGGTGAACCACATGCTGGGGCTGATTCTGCCTCAGCTGGCCGCGCCGGTGGCTGTCGTGATCTACAAGCAGTTCTTCGATCAGATTCCCCCGGCGCTGGGCGACGCCGCCCGCATCGACGGGGCCAGTGAGGTGCGGGTGCTGTTCAGCATCTACCTGCCGCTGAACTGGAGCATTACGTTCTCGCTGGCGATCGTGACCTTCATCGCGGCGTGGAACAACTTCCTGTGGCCGTTCATCGTGATGAACGACACGTCGAACCTCACGATTCCGGTGGGCATCACGCAGGTGCAGTCCGCGTACGGCGTGGCGTACGCCAAGACCATGGCGACGGCAGTGACGGCGGCGGTGCCGACGATCCTGGCGTACCTGATCTTCCAGCGGCGCGTGACCGAAGGCGTGATGGCCAGCGCCGGTCTGAAGTAACCGTTGGCGCGTGGCGTCCGCCCGCTCCTTTTCCCTTCATTTGTGATCGATCACACTCACTTTTATCCAGGAGATCCGGCATGACTGCCCCAGACACCTACACCATCGGCATCGACTACGGCACCGAATCCGGCCGCGCCGTCGTGATCCGCATCCGCGACGGCCACCCCCTGGCGGAAGCCGTCACCCCCTACGCCCACGGCGTCATGGACACCCACCTGCCCGGCGGCACACCGCTGGGCCGCGAATGGGCCCTGCAACACCCCCAGGACTACCTGGACGTCCTGCAACAGGCCGTGCCTCAGGCGATCGCCGCCAGCGGCGTGCACGCCCACCAGATCGTCGGCCTCGGCATCGACTTCACCGCCTGCACCGTCCTGCCCACCACCGCCAGCGGGGTGCCCCTGTGCTTCCTGCCGGACCTCGCGGCACGGCCGCACGCCTGGGTGAAACTCTGGAAACACCACGCCGCTCAGCCCCAGGCCGACCGCATCACTGCGCTGGCCGAGGCGCGCGGCGAACCCTGGCTGGCCCGCTACGGCGGCAGGATCAGCAGCGAATGGCTCTTCGCCAAGGCCCTCCAGGTGCTGGAGGAAGACCCCGACGTCTACGCCCGCACCGACCGTTTCATCGAAGCGGCCGACTGGATCGTCTGGCAACTGACCGGCGAGGAGTCCCGCAACGCCTGCACCGCCGGTTACAAAGCCATGGTGCAAGGGGACCAGTACCCGCCAGAAGACTATTTCGCTGCGCTGAACCCCGCGTTCCGTGACGTGGTGGACACCCGCCTGGGGCGCCGCTTCGCGCCGCTGGGCGGCCGGGCCGGCGGCCTGAGTCCCGAAGCGGCCCGCTGGACGGGCCTGATCCCCGGCACGCCCGTGGCGGTGGCGAACGTCGACGCACACGTGACCGCGCCGGCCGCCGGCGTGACCGGGCCCGGTCAGCTTGTGGCGATCATGGGCACCAGCACCTGTCACGTCCTGATCGGGGAGGCACTCGCGGACGTGCCGGGCATGTGCGGCGTGGTGGACGGCGGCATCGTGCCCGGCGCCTACGGTTACGAGGCAGGACAGAGTGGTGTGGGGGACATCTTCGCGTGGCTGGTCCGCCACCTCGTTCCCCCCGCGTACCACGAGCAGGCCGCCCGGGAAGGCCTGAGCCTGCACGCCCTGCTGGAACGCGAGGCGGCCCGGCAGCGGCCCGGCGAGCACGGTCTGCTCGCCCTGGACTGGTGGAACGGCAACCGCAGCGTCCTGGTGGACGCCAACCTCAGCGGGGTGGTGGTCGGCCTGACGCTGGCGACGCGCGCCCCGGACCTGTACCGCGCGCTGATCGAAGCGACCGCGTACGGCACGCGCGTGATCATCGAGAACTTCGAGCGGCACGGGGTGCCCGTGCATGAGCTCGTCATCGCGGGCGGCCTGAAGAAGAACCGCATGCTGATGCAGATCTATGCGGATGTCACCGGCCGGCCCCTGAGCCTCCTGGACGCCGAGCAGGGCCCCGCGCTGGGCAGCGCCATGCACGCGGCCGTGGCCGCCGGCGTCTACCCCGACATTGCCGAGGCCGCCCGGCACATGAGCCGCGTCGTCCGGCACGCCTACACCCCCAACCCGCAGGCGCAGGCCACCTACGAACGCCTGTACGCCGAGTACCTCACCCTGCACGACTACTTCGGGCGGGGCCTGAACGACGTCATGAAACGCCTCAAACGCCTGGCGGCTGAGCCTCACCCCGCCGGACCACCGGCCCTCCCCGTCCTGACCGAGGTGCCCG is a genomic window of Deinococcus taeanensis containing:
- a CDS encoding carbohydrate ABC transporter permease; this translates as MTTPVPLRSSPPPGPAGPGRAAHARQRALTAAALVVPFAALYVLFLLYPTLRVLQLSFTDADLTGAGRWTGTHNYARLLSEPTFWTALWNTVLFIVLTAVPNTLIGLGLAMLVLRLRRLKNVVLAAFFLPYVLPVSVVTNVWNWVLDSNFGLFNFVTGSTVTWFQDPVWALPSVAFVTIWWTVGFNILLFIAGLSNISPEIYEAAALDGASGWRLFRSITWPNLWPVTSLILLLQLIAQFKIFDQIYLLTQGGPFDKTLVLLLYAYREGFQQQHGGYASALGVVLMLAIGLVSAVQLALSQRGGRS
- a CDS encoding carbohydrate ABC transporter permease is translated as MPGTLLTLVTVLLALAWVFPLYWAFVTSIKPENDTVALPPTLWPQTVDFSAYTYIFQNSPVVRWYLNSVGSSLVITALVLLLSMMCAYALSQIDFRGRRWLYGLILAGFMIPFQASLIPLFILVNKLGLVNHMLGLILPQLAAPVAVVIYKQFFDQIPPALGDAARIDGASEVRVLFSIYLPLNWSITFSLAIVTFIAAWNNFLWPFIVMNDTSNLTIPVGITQVQSAYGVAYAKTMATAVTAAVPTILAYLIFQRRVTEGVMASAGLK
- a CDS encoding ribulokinase, which produces MTAPDTYTIGIDYGTESGRAVVIRIRDGHPLAEAVTPYAHGVMDTHLPGGTPLGREWALQHPQDYLDVLQQAVPQAIAASGVHAHQIVGLGIDFTACTVLPTTASGVPLCFLPDLAARPHAWVKLWKHHAAQPQADRITALAEARGEPWLARYGGRISSEWLFAKALQVLEEDPDVYARTDRFIEAADWIVWQLTGEESRNACTAGYKAMVQGDQYPPEDYFAALNPAFRDVVDTRLGRRFAPLGGRAGGLSPEAARWTGLIPGTPVAVANVDAHVTAPAAGVTGPGQLVAIMGTSTCHVLIGEALADVPGMCGVVDGGIVPGAYGYEAGQSGVGDIFAWLVRHLVPPAYHEQAAREGLSLHALLEREAARQRPGEHGLLALDWWNGNRSVLVDANLSGVVVGLTLATRAPDLYRALIEATAYGTRVIIENFERHGVPVHELVIAGGLKKNRMLMQIYADVTGRPLSLLDAEQGPALGSAMHAAVAAGVYPDIAEAARHMSRVVRHAYTPNPQAQATYERLYAEYLTLHDYFGRGLNDVMKRLKRLAAEPHPAGPPALPVLTEVPA